The following are encoded in a window of Camarhynchus parvulus chromosome 1A, STF_HiC, whole genome shotgun sequence genomic DNA:
- the LOC115910500 gene encoding osteocalcin-like encodes MRSLLALLILTLTLAALCCCEKDLKEPSGSLSADSIKIKKEVANAFVKRKKRASPYEWYLEYYKSPMEQMHERCENYPPCDYLSDQVGFALAYNRFFGRY; translated from the exons ATGAGGAgtctgctggcactgctgatcCTAACTCTGACCCTGGCAGCACTCTGCTGTTGTGAGAAAG ATCTCAAAGAACCCTCAGGATCTCTCAGTGCTGACA GCatcaagattaaaaaagaagttGCCAATGCCTTtgtgaagaggaagaagagagccAGCCCTTACGAATG GTACCTGGAGTACTACAAAAGCCCGATGGAGCAGATGCACGAGCGCTGTGAGAACTATCCCCCCTGTGACTATCTCTCTGACCAAGTGGGGTTTGCCCTGGCCTACAACCGCTTCTTTGGCAGGTACTGA